From Rutidosis leptorrhynchoides isolate AG116_Rl617_1_P2 chromosome 3, CSIRO_AGI_Rlap_v1, whole genome shotgun sequence, a single genomic window includes:
- the LOC139898435 gene encoding NAC domain-containing protein 75-like isoform X2, whose amino-acid sequence MNISSSDLIDAKLEEHQLSGSKQCPSCGHKLQGKPDWVGLPSGVKFDPTDQELIEHLEAKVFEDKNLRSHPLIDEFIPTLEGEDGICYTHPEKLPGVTRDGLSRHFFHRPSKAYTTGTRKRRKIQTECDLQSGETRWHKTGKTRPVMLNGKQKGCKKILVLYTNFGKNRKPEKTNWVMHQYHLGKHEEEKEGELVVSKIFYQTQPRQCNWTERAIHNNIITSSNIQIEGANNFNEMNNVSRSVSMSCSSSKDINGAATVINNNVRGEVIGTVMSSYNPMDQLQHFRSVDQFNLAAYRKSFDEVGIIAGEGSITCDGRGMQRQQQHQMNLEHDDQQQNPNHQINYNPHQHQVAITDFHVSRPSSHPISAIITPPPSNHTSIIINDDSFNVPIMENFQQERSITNQQETEWFKYSTFWPDPDHHV is encoded by the exons ATGAATATCAGCAGCTCTGATCTCATTGATGCAAAACTTGAGGAGCATCAATTAAGTGGATCCAAACAGTGTCCCAGTTGTGGCCATAAACTCCAAGGAAAACCG GATTGGGTTGGGTTACCATCAGGAGTCAAATTTGATCCAACTGATCAAGAATTGATAGAGCATCTTGAAGCAAAGGTTTTTGAAGATAAAAATTTGAGATCTCACCCTTTGATTGATGAGTTCATTCCTACTCTTGAAGGTGAAGATGGTATTTGTTATACGCATCCAGAAAAACTTCCCG GAGTTACACGAGATGGTTTGAGTAGACACTTCTTTCACCGGCCTTCAAAAGCTTATACCACCGGCACAAGAAAAAGGCGAAAAATCCAAACCGAGTGTGACCTTCAAAGCGGTGAAACACGGTGGCATAAAACAGGGAAAACCCGTCCCGTTATGCTAAATGGGAAACAAAAAGGGTGCAAGAAAATATTGGTACTTTACACCAACTTTGGGAAAAATCGAAAACCTGAAAAGACTAATTGGGTAATGCATCAATATCACCTTGGAAAACATGAAGAGGAGAAGGAAGGTGAGCTTGTTGTATCAAAAATATTTTATCAAACTCAACCGAGGCAGTGTAATTGGACCGAAAGGGCGATTCACAATAATATAATTACATCGAGTAATATTCAAATTGAAGGTGCGAATAATTTTAATGAAATGAATAATGTTAGTAGAAGCGTAAGTATGAGTTGTTCTTCTTCAAAGGACATCAATGGTGCCGCAACGGTAATTAACAACAATGTGAGAGGTGAAGTTATCGGCACGGTTATGTCAAGTTATAATCCTATGGATCAATTACAACATTTTAGAAGTGTTGATCAATTTAATTTGGCGGCTTATAGAAAAAGCTTTGATGAG GTGGGAATAATAGCTGGAGAGGGTTCTATCACGTGCGATGGGCGTGGTATGCAAAGGCAACAACAGCATCAGATGAACCTTGAGCATGATGATCAGCAACAAAATCCAAATCATCAAATAAATTATAATCCACATCAGCACCAGGTGGCAATAACAGATTTCCATGTCAGCAGACCATCGTCTCATCCCATATCAGCAATCATAACCCCTCCTCCGTCAAATCACACTTCCATAATTATCAATGATGACTCCTTTAATGTTCCGATCATGGAAAATTTTCAG CAGGAGCGTTCCATCACAAACCAACAAGAAACAGAGTGGTTCAAGTACTCCACCTTCTGGCCTGACCCTGATCACCATGTCTAG
- the LOC139898435 gene encoding NAC domain-containing protein 75-like isoform X1: MNISSSDLIDAKLEEHQLSGSKQCPSCGHKLQGKPDWVGLPSGVKFDPTDQELIEHLEAKVFEDKNLRSHPLIDEFIPTLEGEDGICYTHPEKLPGVTRDGLSRHFFHRPSKAYTTGTRKRRKIQTECDLQSGETRWHKTGKTRPVMLNGKQKGCKKILVLYTNFGKNRKPEKTNWVMHQYHLGKHEEEKEGELVVSKIFYQTQPRQCNWTERAIHNNIITSSNIQIEGANNFNEMNNVSRSVSMSCSSSKDINGAATVINNNVRGEVIGTVMSSYNPMDQLQHFRSVDQFNLAAYRKSFDEVGIIAGEGSITCDGRGMQRQQQHQMNLEHDDQQQNPNHQINYNPHQHQVAITDFHVSRPSSHPISAIITPPPSNHTSIIINDDSFNVPIMENFQQQERSITNQQETEWFKYSTFWPDPDHHV; encoded by the exons ATGAATATCAGCAGCTCTGATCTCATTGATGCAAAACTTGAGGAGCATCAATTAAGTGGATCCAAACAGTGTCCCAGTTGTGGCCATAAACTCCAAGGAAAACCG GATTGGGTTGGGTTACCATCAGGAGTCAAATTTGATCCAACTGATCAAGAATTGATAGAGCATCTTGAAGCAAAGGTTTTTGAAGATAAAAATTTGAGATCTCACCCTTTGATTGATGAGTTCATTCCTACTCTTGAAGGTGAAGATGGTATTTGTTATACGCATCCAGAAAAACTTCCCG GAGTTACACGAGATGGTTTGAGTAGACACTTCTTTCACCGGCCTTCAAAAGCTTATACCACCGGCACAAGAAAAAGGCGAAAAATCCAAACCGAGTGTGACCTTCAAAGCGGTGAAACACGGTGGCATAAAACAGGGAAAACCCGTCCCGTTATGCTAAATGGGAAACAAAAAGGGTGCAAGAAAATATTGGTACTTTACACCAACTTTGGGAAAAATCGAAAACCTGAAAAGACTAATTGGGTAATGCATCAATATCACCTTGGAAAACATGAAGAGGAGAAGGAAGGTGAGCTTGTTGTATCAAAAATATTTTATCAAACTCAACCGAGGCAGTGTAATTGGACCGAAAGGGCGATTCACAATAATATAATTACATCGAGTAATATTCAAATTGAAGGTGCGAATAATTTTAATGAAATGAATAATGTTAGTAGAAGCGTAAGTATGAGTTGTTCTTCTTCAAAGGACATCAATGGTGCCGCAACGGTAATTAACAACAATGTGAGAGGTGAAGTTATCGGCACGGTTATGTCAAGTTATAATCCTATGGATCAATTACAACATTTTAGAAGTGTTGATCAATTTAATTTGGCGGCTTATAGAAAAAGCTTTGATGAG GTGGGAATAATAGCTGGAGAGGGTTCTATCACGTGCGATGGGCGTGGTATGCAAAGGCAACAACAGCATCAGATGAACCTTGAGCATGATGATCAGCAACAAAATCCAAATCATCAAATAAATTATAATCCACATCAGCACCAGGTGGCAATAACAGATTTCCATGTCAGCAGACCATCGTCTCATCCCATATCAGCAATCATAACCCCTCCTCCGTCAAATCACACTTCCATAATTATCAATGATGACTCCTTTAATGTTCCGATCATGGAAAATTTTCAG CAGCAGGAGCGTTCCATCACAAACCAACAAGAAACAGAGTGGTTCAAGTACTCCACCTTCTGGCCTGACCCTGATCACCATGTCTAG